From the genome of Schaalia dentiphila ATCC 17982, one region includes:
- a CDS encoding exonuclease SbcCD subunit D: protein MLILHTSDWHLGRTLHGASLGDSADAFIEWLVALVRERGVDAVLISGDVFDRAVPPVDALARMRRALRELTEITTVILTSGNHDGAARLGLFADMLTPSLHVVTDPEAIGTPVEAGGALVYPMPYLEPDLVRQSLSDLPARGEADLPTPLPRSHQAVLGAALRRVRADLEAWRDAGDERPAIAMPHAFVTGAQASDSERDIQVGGVSSVSADLFDTLGGEEPLTHGLDYVAAGHLHRPQDISGASVPIRYAGSPIAYSFSEAGATKSITLVTTDATSVTDIEVVPIPTLRGIAVLEGTMDELLADPDEATTASYVSITVTDDARPERMVPRIREVYPHALVVVHRPSQAPALAPAMTVRASRDPREVTEEFYEAVGGRALSAQERELALDVWAQLRGKDRQ from the coding sequence ATGTTGATTCTGCACACCTCCGACTGGCACCTGGGGCGCACGCTGCACGGCGCGTCCCTGGGCGACAGCGCGGATGCGTTCATCGAGTGGTTGGTGGCCCTGGTGCGTGAGCGCGGCGTGGATGCCGTGCTCATTTCGGGCGACGTGTTCGACCGCGCGGTCCCGCCCGTGGATGCGCTCGCGCGGATGCGCCGCGCCCTGCGCGAGCTGACGGAGATCACGACGGTCATCCTGACGTCGGGAAACCACGATGGGGCCGCGCGCCTGGGGCTGTTCGCCGACATGCTCACCCCCTCGCTGCACGTGGTGACGGACCCGGAGGCGATCGGTACGCCGGTCGAGGCCGGGGGTGCTCTCGTGTACCCGATGCCCTACCTGGAGCCCGACCTCGTACGCCAGAGTCTGTCGGACCTGCCTGCGCGGGGCGAGGCCGACCTGCCCACTCCCCTACCTCGCTCCCACCAGGCGGTTCTGGGGGCGGCGTTGCGCCGGGTACGCGCGGACCTTGAGGCTTGGCGCGACGCGGGCGACGAGCGCCCGGCCATCGCGATGCCGCATGCCTTCGTGACGGGCGCCCAGGCCTCGGACTCGGAGCGCGACATCCAGGTGGGCGGCGTCTCCTCCGTATCGGCGGACCTGTTCGACACGCTCGGGGGTGAGGAGCCCCTGACCCACGGCCTGGACTACGTGGCGGCCGGGCACCTGCACCGCCCGCAGGACATCTCGGGTGCATCCGTCCCGATCCGCTACGCGGGCTCCCCCATCGCGTATTCATTCTCCGAGGCCGGGGCCACCAAGTCGATCACCCTCGTGACCACGGATGCCACCTCGGTGACCGACATCGAGGTGGTGCCCATCCCCACGCTGCGGGGCATCGCGGTACTCGAGGGAACCATGGATGAGCTGCTCGCGGATCCCGACGAGGCCACCACGGCCTCGTACGTGTCGATCACGGTCACGGACGACGCGCGCCCCGAGCGCATGGTGCCTCGCATCCGGGAGGTCTACCCGCATGCCCTGGTCGTCGTGCACCGTCCCTCCCAGGCCCCCGCGCTCGCTCCCGCGATGACCGTGCGCGCGTCCCGCGATCCGCGCGAGGTCACGGAGGAGTTTTACGAGGCCGTGGGCGGGCGGGCGCTAAGCGCTCAAGAGCGCGAGCTGGCCCTGGACGTGTGGGCGCAGCTTCGAGGAAAGGACAGGCAGTGA